One genomic region from uncultured Tateyamaria sp. encodes:
- a CDS encoding ABC transporter permease subunit (The N-terminal region of this protein, as described by TIGR01726, is a three transmembrane segment that identifies a subfamily of ABC transporter permease subunits, which specificities that include histidine, arginine, glutamine, glutamate, L-cystine (sic), the opines (in Agrobacterium) octopine and nopaline, etc.) yields MTTLTDPPQESFRLSMLLNDTRYRSYTFQFIALIVLIASAAFLMSNLFSNLAAAGLNISYQFLGTPAGYDINQTLIEYTSQSSNARAALVGILNTLLVAFLACVTATVFGVIAGVLRLSNNWLVSKLMSFYVEIFRNIPVLIWIIIIFTIMIAVLPGPRAFRGDDPAASMVLDAIAFTNRGVYIPAPVWGAGSLVVVATFVLSVIGVFAYRRYATKLLYDTGRLLPMGWPSLVILFVPTLLVYFVMGMPIGLDYPELKGFNFSGGIKVGGPLIALWFALSIYTGAFIAENVRAGIQAISKGQSEAAGALGLRPGRIMNLVVLPQALRVIIPPLISQYLNITKNSSLAIAVGYADITATLGGITLNQTGRAIECVLLLMLFYLTISLAISAVMNVYNTSVKLKER; encoded by the coding sequence ATGACCACGTTGACCGACCCTCCTCAGGAGTCGTTCCGCCTGTCGATGCTTTTGAACGACACGCGGTACAGATCATATACGTTTCAATTCATTGCCCTGATCGTTCTGATCGCGTCCGCCGCCTTCCTGATGAGCAACCTGTTCAGCAACCTGGCCGCTGCCGGACTGAACATTTCGTATCAGTTCCTCGGGACGCCCGCGGGCTACGACATCAACCAGACATTGATTGAATACACCAGCCAGTCGTCCAACGCGCGTGCCGCGCTGGTGGGCATCCTGAACACGCTGCTTGTGGCCTTTCTGGCCTGTGTGACGGCCACAGTCTTTGGCGTGATCGCCGGGGTCCTGCGCCTATCCAACAACTGGCTCGTGTCCAAGCTGATGTCCTTCTACGTGGAGATTTTCCGCAACATTCCGGTCCTGATCTGGATCATCATCATTTTCACCATCATGATTGCGGTGCTGCCGGGGCCTCGGGCCTTCCGCGGGGACGATCCCGCGGCCAGCATGGTGCTCGATGCCATCGCCTTTACCAACCGGGGGGTCTACATCCCTGCACCGGTCTGGGGCGCGGGTTCGCTCGTGGTTGTGGCGACGTTCGTCCTGTCGGTGATCGGCGTCTTTGCCTACCGGCGATACGCGACCAAGCTGCTGTATGACACCGGACGCCTGCTGCCGATGGGCTGGCCCAGCCTGGTCATCCTCTTTGTGCCGACGCTGCTGGTCTACTTCGTCATGGGCATGCCCATCGGGCTCGACTACCCCGAGCTGAAGGGCTTTAACTTTTCCGGCGGGATCAAGGTCGGTGGACCGCTGATCGCGCTGTGGTTCGCCCTGTCGATCTATACAGGCGCCTTCATCGCGGAGAACGTCCGCGCAGGGATTCAGGCCATTTCCAAGGGCCAGTCCGAAGCAGCGGGTGCGCTGGGCCTGCGTCCGGGACGGATCATGAACCTTGTGGTGTTGCCGCAGGCGCTGCGGGTCATTATCCCGCCGCTCATCTCGCAATATCTCAACATCACCAAGAACTCGTCGCTGGCGATCGCCGTGGGGTATGCCGACATCACGGCTACGCTGGGCGGGATCACCCTGAACCAGACGGGCCGGGCCATCGAATGCGTGCTGCTGCTGATGTTGTTCTACCTGACGATCTCCCTGGCCATCTCGGCCGTCATGAACGTCTACAACACGTCCGTTAAGTTGAAGGAGCGCTGA
- the crcB gene encoding fluoride efflux transporter CrcB → MFSTLSLVALGGAIGASLRWLTGVAMLRAMGPSDFPMAIITVNVIGSFLMGVFVVAAAHKGLTHLSPFVMTGLLGGFTTFSAFSLETMTLIERGQVASASLYILLSVGLSVGALALGLVLARGVFA, encoded by the coding sequence ATGTTTTCAACCCTTTCCCTTGTAGCCCTTGGCGGGGCCATCGGCGCCTCGCTGCGCTGGCTGACGGGTGTGGCCATGCTGCGCGCAATGGGCCCGTCCGACTTTCCGATGGCGATCATCACCGTGAACGTCATCGGGTCCTTCCTGATGGGCGTCTTTGTGGTCGCCGCCGCCCACAAGGGCCTGACGCACCTGTCGCCCTTCGTGATGACCGGTCTCCTGGGCGGCTTCACCACGTTCAGCGCCTTCAGCCTTGAGACGATGACGCTGATCGAGCGGGGGCAGGTCGCCTCTGCCAGCCTGTACATCCTGCTGTCGGTCGGCCTGTCAGTGGGCGCGCTGGCGCTGGGCCTGGTCCTGGCGCGGGGGGTGTTCGCATGA
- a CDS encoding histidine phosphatase family protein, whose protein sequence is MTCTLILMRHAKSSWDNPDLADHDRPLNTRGIASAVAMGDWLRAQGHHPDAAVSSSSARTGQTFVKLGFDIPITFTRALYHAGPEMMMEVLQEQTAPTVLMLGHNPGSADFADRLVTRAPPHPRFADYPTCATAVIRFEAAGWNDIGWRAGQPIDFAIPRELM, encoded by the coding sequence ATGACCTGCACCCTGATCCTCATGCGGCACGCCAAGTCCAGTTGGGACAATCCCGACCTTGCCGATCACGACCGCCCGTTGAACACGCGCGGCATCGCGTCCGCGGTGGCGATGGGGGATTGGCTGCGCGCGCAAGGACACCACCCCGATGCAGCCGTCAGTTCGTCAAGCGCGCGGACGGGCCAGACCTTTGTGAAACTGGGCTTTGACATCCCCATCACCTTCACCCGCGCGCTGTACCATGCGGGGCCGGAAATGATGATGGAGGTGTTGCAGGAGCAGACAGCGCCCACCGTCCTGATGCTGGGCCACAATCCGGGCAGTGCGGATTTTGCGGATCGCCTGGTGACACGGGCCCCGCCGCATCCGCGCTTTGCCGACTATCCGACCTGTGCCACGGCGGTCATCCGGTTTGAGGCGGCGGGCTGGAACGACATCGGCTGGCGCGCGGGCCAGCCGATTGATTTCGCGATCCCGCGCGAGTTGATGTAG
- a CDS encoding ferredoxin, whose product MTLDDIAACVAPHGLMVMGHSANRVLIGTDAHWWDVFTQSPEYLNKVTDPVDTWSKRILGGIARATGATAHFPSDGPPYAPFIAWALDTGRFWPSPTGMMVHDRAGLMISIRSALEFTEEFEPVPAGTHPCTTCHARPCVSACPVGALSADAPYDVPACKAYLDTPAGQSCMTGGCLARRACPVSQAFARPAAQSAFHMKAFVG is encoded by the coding sequence ATGACACTGGATGACATCGCCGCCTGCGTTGCACCCCATGGCCTGATGGTCATGGGTCACAGCGCAAACCGCGTGCTTATCGGGACCGACGCCCACTGGTGGGACGTATTCACCCAAAGCCCGGAATACCTGAACAAGGTCACCGATCCCGTCGATACGTGGTCCAAGCGCATTCTGGGCGGCATCGCCCGGGCGACGGGCGCTACGGCGCATTTTCCGTCCGACGGCCCACCCTACGCCCCCTTCATCGCCTGGGCGCTTGACACCGGGCGGTTCTGGCCAAGCCCAACGGGCATGATGGTGCATGATCGGGCGGGACTGATGATCTCCATACGCAGTGCCCTTGAATTCACCGAAGAATTTGAACCTGTCCCCGCGGGGACACATCCTTGCACCACGTGCCATGCCAGACCCTGCGTCTCGGCCTGCCCCGTTGGCGCGCTTTCGGCCGACGCCCCTTATGACGTGCCGGCGTGCAAGGCGTATCTGGATACGCCCGCGGGTCAGTCGTGCATGACCGGCGGCTGTCTCGCGCGCCGCGCCTGCCCGGTCAGTCAGGCCTTTGCACGTCCAGCGGCGCAGTCGGCCTTTCACATGAAGGCCTTCGTCGGATGA
- a CDS encoding amino acid ABC transporter permease: protein MSDTSAAFVRTETVPPSPPPSSATGPVKWARDNLFSTPFYSVLTVVALYVIYVILSNTLPWIFAGVWNTSSLAECREVLDGESGGCFSVLTERWNQLLFGFKYPPDEYWRPALAFVLFFAAAAPVLFYKLPRKLLLFTAIFPFLAYYLIWGGTILTPILALAGVVFGYIVYQRFVAGSFAAGFFGGIAAALVVWIIGGMLIPDNANDGAMLQAVPSRDLGGFMLNMMLGVACVSLSVPLGIALALGRQSDMPLIKWICVIFIEFIRGVPLITLLFVASVMLAYFFPPGTTTDLFLRVVIMITMFSAAYIAEVIRGGLAALPRGQYEAADSLGLDYPQAMRLIILPQALKISIPGIVNVAVGLFKDTTLVSVISMFDLVGMIRGPILASTEWNGVYWELLGFAALLFFVVCYGISQYSQWLERQLATDHR, encoded by the coding sequence ATGTCGGATACTTCTGCTGCCTTCGTGCGCACCGAAACGGTGCCACCTTCGCCGCCGCCTTCCTCGGCCACCGGCCCGGTCAAATGGGCCAGGGACAACCTGTTTTCCACGCCCTTCTACTCGGTCCTGACCGTCGTCGCGCTTTATGTGATCTACGTGATCCTCAGCAACACGTTGCCATGGATCTTCGCCGGGGTCTGGAACACGTCCAGCCTGGCGGAATGTCGTGAGGTTCTGGACGGCGAGTCGGGGGGCTGCTTTTCGGTCCTGACGGAACGCTGGAACCAGTTGTTGTTCGGGTTCAAATATCCGCCGGATGAATATTGGCGCCCCGCGCTGGCCTTCGTGCTGTTCTTTGCAGCCGCCGCGCCGGTGCTGTTTTACAAGCTGCCGCGCAAGCTGTTGCTGTTCACGGCGATCTTTCCGTTCCTGGCCTATTACCTGATCTGGGGCGGCACCATCCTGACACCGATCCTGGCGCTTGCCGGGGTTGTGTTTGGCTACATCGTCTACCAGCGCTTTGTTGCGGGCAGCTTTGCCGCCGGTTTCTTTGGCGGGATCGCGGCGGCGCTTGTGGTCTGGATCATCGGTGGAATGCTGATCCCCGACAACGCGAACGACGGTGCCATGCTTCAGGCGGTGCCGTCCCGCGATCTGGGGGGCTTCATGCTCAACATGATGCTGGGCGTGGCCTGTGTGTCGCTGTCGGTGCCGCTGGGCATCGCGCTGGCACTGGGCCGTCAGTCAGACATGCCGCTGATCAAGTGGATCTGCGTGATCTTCATCGAATTCATCCGGGGCGTGCCGCTGATCACCCTGCTGTTCGTGGCGTCGGTGATGCTGGCCTATTTCTTTCCGCCCGGCACGACGACCGACCTGTTCCTGCGCGTGGTGATCATGATCACAATGTTCTCGGCCGCCTATATCGCCGAGGTGATCCGGGGCGGCCTTGCCGCCCTGCCACGGGGACAATACGAGGCGGCGGACAGTCTGGGCCTGGATTACCCGCAAGCGATGCGCCTGATCATCCTGCCGCAAGCGCTCAAGATCTCGATCCCGGGGATCGTGAACGTGGCGGTGGGTCTGTTCAAGGACACGACGCTGGTGTCGGTCATTTCGATGTTCGACCTTGTGGGCATGATCCGGGGTCCCATCCTCGCCTCGACCGAATGGAACGGGGTGTACTGGGAACTGCTGGGCTTTGCAGCGCTGCTGTTCTTCGTCGTCTGCTACGGCATCTCTCAATACTCGCAGTGGCTGGAACGCCAGCTTGCGACCGATCACCGCTAA
- a CDS encoding amino acid ABC transporter ATP-binding protein: MTDTTLSAPDTGDIKHVDANVSTEVAISIDKMNKWYGSFHVLRDIDLTVYQGERIVIAGPSGSGKSTLIRCINALEEHQQGSITVDGTLLSSDVKNIDKIRSEVGMCFQHFNLFPHLSILENCTLAPIWVRKTPKKEAEEIAMHFLEKVKIPDQADKYPGQLSGGQQQRVAIARSLCMRPRIMLFDEPTSALDPEMIKEVLDTMVELAEEGMTMLCVTHEMGFARQVANRVIFMDEGQIVEQNEPEEFFNNPQSPRTQLFLSQILGH; encoded by the coding sequence ATGACTGACACAACACTTTCAGCGCCCGACACGGGCGACATCAAACACGTGGATGCCAACGTCTCGACCGAGGTCGCGATTTCCATCGACAAGATGAACAAGTGGTACGGGTCCTTTCACGTGCTGCGTGACATCGACCTGACCGTGTACCAGGGCGAACGGATCGTGATTGCCGGACCGTCGGGCTCGGGCAAATCCACGCTGATCCGGTGCATCAACGCGCTGGAAGAGCACCAGCAGGGCTCGATCACGGTGGACGGCACGCTGTTGTCGTCGGACGTCAAGAACATCGACAAGATCCGGTCCGAGGTCGGCATGTGCTTTCAGCACTTCAACCTGTTCCCGCACCTGTCGATCCTGGAAAACTGCACGCTGGCCCCGATCTGGGTGCGCAAGACGCCCAAGAAGGAAGCCGAAGAGATCGCGATGCACTTCCTGGAAAAGGTGAAGATCCCCGATCAGGCCGACAAGTATCCGGGCCAGTTGTCGGGTGGTCAGCAGCAGCGTGTGGCGATTGCCCGCAGCCTGTGCATGCGGCCGCGCATCATGCTGTTTGACGAACCCACATCGGCACTGGACCCCGAGATGATCAAGGAGGTTCTGGACACCATGGTTGAATTGGCCGAGGAAGGCATGACCATGCTGTGCGTCACGCACGAGATGGGCTTTGCCCGTCAGGTGGCGAACCGCGTGATCTTTATGGACGAAGGTCAGATCGTGGAACAGAACGAACCCGAAGAGTTCTTCAACAACCCGCAAAGCCCACGGACACAACTGTTCCTGAGCCAGATCCTGGGGCATTGA
- a CDS encoding HAD-IA family hydrolase, whose translation MRLVVFDVDGTLVDSQADIIASMAAAFDAVGRDAPSRQQVLSIVGLSLPVAMARLAPDADHDLMVRRYKDSYAALRVTKGASSSPLYPGARAALDRLNARDDIVLGVATGKSRRGLDGLIETHGLHGVFVTLQVADFHPSKPHPSMLYTALNDAGVAARDAVMIGDTSFDADMARAAQMPFIGVSWGYHPVSHLTGAYRVLDDFSELDDALGALWGQ comes from the coding sequence ATGCGGCTGGTGGTGTTTGACGTGGACGGCACGCTGGTCGACAGCCAGGCCGACATCATCGCCAGCATGGCGGCGGCCTTCGATGCGGTCGGCCGCGATGCCCCGTCGCGGCAACAGGTCCTGAGCATCGTGGGCCTGTCCCTGCCGGTTGCCATGGCGCGGTTGGCACCGGATGCGGATCACGACCTCATGGTGCGCCGGTACAAGGACAGCTATGCCGCGTTGCGCGTGACCAAGGGGGCGTCGTCCTCGCCGCTGTATCCCGGTGCGCGCGCCGCCCTTGATCGCCTGAATGCGCGCGATGACATCGTGTTGGGTGTGGCCACGGGCAAGTCCAGGCGCGGCCTTGACGGATTGATCGAGACGCATGGGCTTCACGGCGTGTTCGTCACCCTTCAAGTGGCCGATTTCCACCCGTCCAAGCCGCATCCGTCCATGCTGTACACCGCGTTGAACGACGCAGGAGTGGCGGCGCGGGATGCGGTGATGATCGGCGACACAAGCTTTGACGCGGACATGGCCCGGGCGGCGCAGATGCCGTTTATCGGGGTCAGCTGGGGCTATCACCCGGTGTCGCACCTGACCGGTGCGTATCGCGTGCTGGATGATTTTTCGGAACTCGATGACGCGCTGGGCGCGCTGTGGGGGCAGTGA
- a CDS encoding amino acid ABC transporter substrate-binding protein, which produces MKKTVIFGALTAAGLSAGAAAAGTLDDVKARGTLNCGVTTGLVGFAAPDANGEWKGFDVAVCRAVAAAVLGDPTAVEFVPTTGKTRFTALASGEIDMLARNTTWTFSRDVDLKFTFVGVNYYDGQGFMVPKDLGVSSAKDLDGATVCIQTGTTTELNLADFFRSNNISYEPVPIETNAEAQQQYLAGACDVYTTDASGLAATRATFEAPGDHVLLPEIISKEPLGPLVRHGDNEWGDVVRWTLNALISAEELGITSTNISEMGAGTNNPEINRILGTEGTLGEMLGLDADWAMKAISASGNYGEVFEQNIGESTPIGLARGLNAQWTDGGLLYSPPFR; this is translated from the coding sequence ATGAAAAAAACCGTAATCTTTGGCGCGCTGACCGCCGCTGGCCTGAGCGCCGGCGCTGCGGCTGCTGGCACGCTCGATGACGTGAAAGCACGTGGCACGCTGAACTGCGGCGTGACAACCGGTCTGGTCGGCTTTGCCGCACCCGACGCAAATGGCGAATGGAAAGGCTTCGACGTGGCTGTGTGCCGCGCTGTCGCCGCCGCTGTGCTGGGCGACCCCACCGCAGTCGAATTCGTGCCCACAACCGGCAAGACGCGCTTCACCGCGCTTGCGTCCGGCGAAATCGACATGCTGGCACGGAACACCACCTGGACGTTCAGCCGCGATGTGGACCTCAAGTTCACCTTCGTTGGCGTGAACTACTATGACGGCCAGGGCTTCATGGTTCCAAAGGACCTGGGCGTGTCGTCGGCCAAGGATCTGGACGGCGCGACCGTCTGCATCCAGACCGGCACCACAACCGAGCTGAACCTGGCGGACTTCTTCCGCTCGAACAACATCAGCTACGAGCCGGTTCCGATCGAAACCAACGCCGAAGCACAACAGCAGTACCTTGCCGGTGCCTGTGACGTGTACACCACCGACGCCTCGGGTCTGGCCGCGACACGCGCCACGTTCGAAGCCCCCGGTGACCACGTTCTGCTGCCCGAAATCATCTCGAAAGAGCCGCTGGGCCCGCTGGTCCGTCACGGCGACAACGAATGGGGCGATGTGGTCCGCTGGACCCTGAACGCGCTGATCTCGGCCGAAGAGCTGGGCATCACCTCCACCAACATCTCCGAGATGGGTGCAGGCACCAACAACCCTGAAATCAACCGTATCCTGGGCACCGAAGGTACCCTGGGCGAGATGCTGGGTCTGGACGCGGACTGGGCGATGAAAGCCATCAGCGCCAGCGGCAACTACGGCGAAGTGTTTGAACAGAACATCGGCGAAAGCACACCGATCGGTCTGGCCCGTGGCCTGAACGCTCAGTGGACCGATGGCGGCCTGCTCTACAGCCCGCCCTTCCGCTAA
- a CDS encoding RluA family pseudouridine synthase has product MSGVQNVTVEEGEGDQRLDRWMKRRFPQVSQGMIEKMCRKGECRVDGGRVKSSTRVEEGQSVRIPPLPDRPAPPVQKTRISDKDAAMIRDSVIYKDDQIIAINKPSGLPTQGGSGQSRHVDGLAEALMFDLDEKPRLVHRLDKDTSGVLLLARTRLAAKALTEAMRHRETRKIYWALVAGVPTPYLGEIKYGLVKAPGRGKGGEGEKMIAVHPRDIDDTRGAKRAHTLYATLYRVASRAAWVAMEPVTGRTHQLRAHMAEIGHPIVGDGKYGGSSQENMGDGWGAKVGGIISSKLHLHARMMRFEQPETRKVITVTAPLPDHMKDSWDTFGWTEDLAAEDPFEAL; this is encoded by the coding sequence ATGAGCGGTGTTCAGAACGTGACCGTCGAAGAAGGCGAGGGCGATCAGCGCCTTGACCGGTGGATGAAACGGCGCTTTCCCCAGGTCAGCCAGGGCATGATCGAAAAGATGTGCCGCAAGGGCGAATGCCGGGTCGATGGGGGTCGCGTCAAATCCTCGACGCGGGTCGAGGAAGGGCAAAGCGTGCGCATTCCGCCGTTGCCGGATCGCCCTGCGCCGCCCGTGCAAAAGACACGCATCTCGGACAAGGATGCCGCGATGATCCGCGACAGCGTGATCTACAAGGACGACCAGATCATCGCGATCAACAAGCCGTCGGGCCTGCCGACGCAAGGCGGGTCGGGCCAGAGCAGGCATGTCGATGGGCTGGCCGAGGCACTGATGTTCGACCTTGATGAAAAGCCGCGCCTCGTGCACCGCCTCGACAAGGACACGTCGGGCGTTCTGTTGCTGGCGCGCACGCGGCTGGCGGCCAAGGCGTTGACCGAGGCGATGCGGCACCGCGAAACGCGCAAGATCTACTGGGCGCTCGTCGCCGGCGTGCCGACGCCCTACCTGGGCGAGATCAAGTATGGGCTGGTCAAGGCCCCGGGCCGCGGCAAGGGCGGCGAGGGCGAGAAGATGATCGCCGTGCATCCGCGCGACATCGACGACACGCGCGGCGCGAAACGGGCGCATACGCTCTATGCCACGCTTTACCGCGTGGCGAGCCGCGCGGCATGGGTCGCGATGGAACCGGTGACGGGCCGCACCCACCAGCTGCGCGCCCACATGGCCGAGATCGGGCACCCGATTGTGGGTGACGGAAAATATGGCGGATCAAGCCAGGAAAACATGGGCGACGGCTGGGGCGCGAAGGTGGGTGGCATCATCTCGTCCAAGCTGCACCTGCACGCGCGCATGATGCGGTTCGAACAGCCAGAAACGCGCAAGGTCATCACCGTGACGGCCCCGTTGCCCGACCACATGAAAGACAGTTGGGACACGTTTGGCTGGACCGAGGATCTGGCCGCCGAAGACCCGTTCGAGGCGCTGTAA
- a CDS encoding replication-associated recombination protein A, producing the protein MTDLFASDPAPTDTGPRPLADRLRPQKLSEVIGQSQVLGPEAPLTVMLSSGALSSLVFWGPPGVGKTTIARLLAHETDLHFVQISAIFTGVPDLKKVFEAAKIRRQNGQGTLLFVDEIHRFNKAQQDGFLPHMEDGTILLVGATTENPSFELNAAVLSRAQVLVLERLDLKDLELLAQRAERDLEKALPLDGPAREALLEMADGDGRALLNLIEQVAAWTVEGKLDKTALAARLMRRAAQYDKSGDAHYNLISALHKSVRGSDPDASLYWFARMLEGGEDPRYLARRITRMAVEDIGLADPQAQAVCLQAWETYERLGSPEGELALAQALVYLALAPKSNATYTAYKGARRAAKQTGSHPPPKHILNAPTALMKDQGYGKDYAYDHDAEDGFSGANYFPDGMDRPDLYQPVERGFERDLKKRLDYFARLRAKRTGKA; encoded by the coding sequence ATGACCGACCTTTTCGCCTCTGATCCCGCACCGACAGACACAGGCCCGCGGCCCCTTGCGGACCGTTTGCGGCCACAAAAGCTGTCCGAGGTGATCGGCCAGTCCCAGGTGCTGGGACCGGAGGCGCCGCTGACGGTCATGCTGTCGTCGGGTGCGCTGTCCTCGCTGGTGTTCTGGGGCCCGCCCGGGGTGGGCAAGACGACCATCGCCCGGCTGCTTGCGCATGAGACGGACCTGCATTTCGTCCAGATCTCGGCGATTTTCACAGGTGTCCCGGACCTGAAAAAAGTGTTCGAGGCGGCCAAGATCCGGCGCCAGAACGGGCAGGGCACGCTGCTGTTCGTCGACGAAATCCACCGCTTCAACAAGGCGCAGCAGGACGGGTTCCTGCCGCATATGGAGGACGGGACCATCCTGCTGGTCGGCGCCACGACCGAGAACCCCAGCTTTGAGTTGAACGCCGCTGTGCTGTCCCGCGCGCAGGTGCTGGTGCTGGAGCGGCTGGACCTGAAGGACCTTGAACTGCTGGCGCAACGGGCCGAACGGGATCTGGAAAAGGCGCTTCCGCTTGATGGCCCGGCGCGCGAGGCGCTGCTTGAAATGGCGGACGGGGATGGCCGCGCGCTTCTGAACCTGATCGAACAGGTCGCCGCCTGGACGGTGGAGGGCAAGCTGGACAAGACGGCCCTTGCCGCCCGCCTCATGCGCCGTGCCGCGCAGTACGACAAGTCGGGCGATGCACACTACAACCTGATCTCGGCGCTGCACAAATCGGTGCGCGGGTCGGACCCCGACGCGTCGCTCTACTGGTTTGCGCGGATGCTGGAAGGGGGCGAAGACCCCCGTTACCTTGCCCGCCGCATCACCCGCATGGCGGTCGAAGACATCGGCCTTGCTGATCCGCAGGCGCAGGCCGTGTGCCTGCAAGCGTGGGAAACCTACGAACGCCTCGGCAGTCCCGAAGGTGAGTTGGCGCTGGCGCAGGCGCTTGTCTACCTCGCTCTGGCCCCCAAATCGAACGCCACCTACACCGCCTACAAGGGCGCGCGCCGGGCGGCGAAACAGACAGGGTCGCACCCCCCGCCCAAGCACATCCTGAACGCGCCCACCGCGCTGATGAAGGATCAGGGCTATGGCAAGGATTACGCCTATGACCACGATGCCGAAGACGGGTTTTCGGGGGCCAATTACTTTCCCGACGGGATGGACCGGCCCGACCTTTACCAACCGGTGGAACGGGGGTTCGAGCGGGACCTGAAAAAGCGGCTCGACTACTTTGCGCGGCTCAGGGCCAAGCGGACCGGCAAAGCTTGA
- a CDS encoding sterol desaturase family protein: protein MENETLIRFGVFLGLFSLFALVEAVVPRRVRTQTRSRRWVTNWGITLANTVIIRLMAFALPVLAVGAAIDASNQGWGLFNALALPTWIEVIAAVVILDFIIWAQHLITHKVPILWRLHRVHHADVDMDVTTAIRFHPIEIGLSMLIKIGAVYLLGPAALAVILFEIILNGTAMFNHANIRLPLWLDATLRRVLVTPDMHRVHHSVHRHEHDSNYGFSLSIWDRMFGTYIAQPEAGHDDMAVGLEWQDDRPAKLGWSLALPFARK from the coding sequence ATGGAAAACGAAACGCTCATCCGCTTTGGTGTCTTTCTCGGCCTGTTTTCGCTTTTTGCATTGGTCGAAGCCGTGGTGCCGCGCCGTGTCCGCACCCAGACCCGGTCGCGCCGGTGGGTCACGAATTGGGGTATCACGCTGGCCAATACGGTCATTATCCGTCTCATGGCCTTTGCGCTGCCCGTTCTGGCCGTCGGTGCGGCCATCGACGCGTCCAATCAGGGATGGGGCCTGTTCAATGCGCTTGCGCTGCCCACCTGGATCGAGGTGATCGCCGCCGTCGTCATCCTGGATTTCATCATCTGGGCGCAGCACCTGATCACGCACAAGGTGCCGATCCTCTGGCGCCTGCACCGGGTCCATCACGCCGATGTGGACATGGACGTGACCACCGCCATCCGCTTTCACCCGATCGAGATTGGCCTGTCCATGTTGATCAAGATCGGTGCCGTCTATCTGCTCGGCCCCGCCGCGCTGGCCGTGATCCTGTTCGAGATCATCCTGAACGGCACCGCCATGTTCAATCACGCCAACATCCGCCTGCCGCTCTGGCTGGACGCCACCCTACGGCGGGTGCTGGTCACGCCCGACATGCACCGCGTGCACCATTCGGTGCATCGGCACGAACATGACAGCAACTACGGTTTTTCCCTGTCGATCTGGGACCGGATGTTCGGCACCTACATTGCCCAGCCCGAGGCGGGACATGACGACATGGCCGTCGGCCTTGAATGGCAGGATGACCGCCCGGCCAAGCTGGGCTGGTCGCTGGCCCTGCCTTTTGCCCGGAAATGA
- a CDS encoding ATP12 family protein, with the protein MSEWKQKRFWTTATPERTAAGWTVTLDGRAIKTPAKAALVLPTSALAHAVAAEWDAQDGVVNPLSMPFTRSANAAIDKVAVQHAEVADMLAAYGDADLLCYRADRPQGLIDRQAAQWDPYLDWAADVLGARLLPRTGLMHESQDAAALATLSRQVHALSHFELAAFHDLVSLSGSLVLGFAAAQDLNPAHTIWAASRLDEIWQEEEWGVDEEAQEVAAIKQASFLHAKAFFDACKGA; encoded by the coding sequence ATGAGCGAATGGAAGCAAAAGCGGTTCTGGACAACCGCAACGCCCGAACGGACAGCGGCAGGATGGACCGTCACGCTGGACGGGCGGGCGATCAAGACACCGGCCAAGGCGGCGTTGGTGCTGCCGACATCCGCGCTTGCACATGCCGTCGCCGCCGAATGGGACGCGCAGGACGGGGTGGTGAACCCGCTGTCCATGCCCTTCACCCGCAGCGCCAATGCCGCCATCGACAAGGTCGCGGTTCAACATGCCGAAGTGGCGGACATGCTCGCCGCCTACGGCGATGCGGATCTGCTGTGCTACCGCGCCGATAGGCCACAAGGGTTGATCGACCGGCAGGCGGCACAATGGGACCCCTATCTGGACTGGGCCGCGGATGTGCTGGGCGCGCGTCTGTTGCCGCGCACCGGGTTGATGCACGAATCACAGGACGCGGCGGCACTGGCAACACTGTCCCGGCAGGTGCATGCGCTGTCGCATTTCGAATTGGCGGCGTTTCACGACCTTGTCAGCCTGTCCGGATCACTGGTCCTTGGTTTCGCTGCTGCCCAAGACCTGAACCCTGCGCATACAATTTGGGCAGCGTCCCGCCTGGACGAAATCTGGCAGGAAGAGGAATGGGGCGTCGATGAAGAGGCGCAGGAGGTGGCCGCGATCAAGCAGGCATCGTTCCTGCACGCAAAAGCCTTTTTTGACGCCTGCAAAGGGGCCTGA